The sequence TATACATAAATAAGTGGGACAAGATTAATATTCCTGGCTGATAACATAACTAAAAGCACAATGCCTGCCGTTACAACGGTTGCGGCAAGGGAAGTTTTAAATACATTTTTAAAATATCCATAACGAGAATTCTTAGACTTAAGTAAAATAGATAACGCAACCAAACTTAGGGTGATATTTAATAATGGCCATGCAATACGATTATTTATTTCAGAAATCATTTTTGTATAAATATCGCTATCTTTATCAAGGTTTTTAAATAATTCCACAATATTCATTTCTTCGGGGTCTTTATTAAGACTATAGCTGGATTTAACAAAATTACTGATATTAACAGGGAATTTATCAAAGGCTAATACGTTGATCTTATTGTCCTTTTTTTCCTGACGATTACCCGAGGTTAGTTCAAATATGGTCTGATCGCCATTATTCACAACTTTTGCTTCTTTCGCTAGTATTAGAACGTCTTTGTTTTCATCACGTTCGTCACTTACCAAAATGCCTTTAAAGTTTGAGTTATTTTCAATTTGATCAATAAAAATTGTAATCCCTTTAATCGGCTCAGTAAAAACCCCTTCCTGCAGCACCATAGCTGCGTAGTTATGTTGCAGAAACCTCTTTTTCTCCTGAAAAGTCGATGCTGATGTAGGTGTAATAAAACAGCTAAACGCAAAGCCGATAAGTGTTGCAATGCTTGCGACATATAAACCAGGTTTTGCTATAGCAAAATTATTTTGCCCAATCGATTTCATAACTGTAATTTCATTGTCATTCATCATTTTATGATAGAAAAATACTATTCCAATACAAACAGAAATGGGCAAAACCATATTAATAAAAGTTGGCATCATAAGCATAGTTACTGTAAAAATAATACCGACATCTATGCCTTTGTTCACAATAAAATCAATAAACCTAAGTGACTGCGTAAGCCATACTAAAAAGGTAAAAGTAAAGATTACCAATAGTATTGGGTAAATGAGTGATTTTGAAATATAACGGTTAAGTAGCATATATATTACATTATACTTATAGGTGCATCATTGTCATGAAGCTTTGGGTAATCATATGGATTTGGCAGTTGATAATGCCACCATTCATATTTATAAAATTCAAATCCGGCAAATGTCATAATTCCAAGTAGCAACATTCTGTTTTTTAAAACTTCATCTCTAACTTCAAAACTTGTATGATGGGCGCTTTCTTCAAATGAGTCAAACGCAGTACCCATGTCTAGCTCATTATTATTTTGGTCAACCAGTGTAAGATCTATAGCAATTCCACGTGTATGAGTCGCAATTCCATTGTCAGGGTCTGAAACATAATTTGAGCCTGGAAAAGCGTCATACATCAATTTCTGAGCTTCAAATGGTCTAAAGCCATCAAAAATTTTAAGCTTATAACCCATGCGACTTGCAGACTCTACTGCTTTTTCCAGTGCCTGATAAGCATTAATATGAAGCATAACAACTGGCTTCTGGTATATTTGCGTTCCAACGAAATTGTCGTTAGTTGCATATTTGACATCTAGTATCACATCCAGTTTTGCGGTATCTATAATAATTAAATCAGATTTTATCATAATTTATTAGCATAATAAGTTTTGTATTGTTATTATACTATTTATCACATACAAATATATTGCAATAAAAAGTTCATAGAGATTTGTTATGAAAAAAATAACAATTTTACAAGTTGTCCCATCTTTATATTCAGGTGGGGTGGAAAGAGGCACTGTTGAAATTTCGGAAGCTATAGTTAAAGCTGGTATGAATTCTATAGTTGTCTCAAGCGGCGGAACCATGGCGTCAAAGATTACAGACCATGGTGGTATGCATATTACCCTAAACGTTGCTTCAAAAAACCCTTTTGTCATTAGAAGTAATATTAAAAAAATATTAGCAATTATAGAAAATTATAATGTAAGCCTTGTGCATGCAAGAAGCAGAGCGCCAGCGTGGAGTTGCTATAAAGCTTGTAAAATTAAAAATATACCATTTGTAACAACCTTTCATGGTACGTATGGTCACAATTTTATTAAAAAACACTATAATAAAGTAATGACATATGGTGATAGAGTTATTGCAGTATCAAATTACATTAAGGAATATATATCAAAGCATTTTCCAAAAGCTTTAGAGCGTACTTTGGTGATACACAGGGGTGTGGATACTCATCATTTTGACCCATATGCCGTACCTGAGCAACGTATTGTTAATGCAAAAGTTAATTTAAATATTAATGATATAGGCGATAAATCGGTAATATTGTTACCAGCAAGGGTAACCCGCTGGAAAGGTCATTTGTTATTTATCGAGGCACTTAAGCAACTTGATAAAAGCAAGTATAGAGCAGTAATATTGGGCGATAGTAAAGGACATAGTAACTATCTTTCAGAACTTAAAGATGTTGTGGAAAAAGCAGGATTAGAGGGAAATGTTACATTTGTTGAGCATTTATTTGATATGTCGGCAATTTATATGGTGTCTGATATTGTTGTAATTCCTTCGCTAAAGCCCGAAGCATTTGGCAGGGTTGCAATAGAAGCGCAGTCTATGGCTAAGATTGTTTTAGCCAGTAATATAGGCGGGGCTATTGAAACAATAATCGATGAAGAAACAGGCTTCTTGTTTGAATCGGGCAGTAGTGATGATCTTGCACTAAGGCTTCATGAAATTATGACTATGGATTCTAAGCACAGACAAAGATTGGGAATTAAAGCAAGAGAGCATATTATTGAAAACTTTACACTTGCTAAAATGCAGGCTGATACTATAAAAGTTTATAAAGAACTTTTAAATATAGTATAAAATGCATAAGCTTTCAGTATTTATAATCACAAAAAACGAAGAAAAACGTATTGCTAAAGTATTAGATAGCATTTCAGCAATTGCATCTGAAGTTATTGTAGTTGATAGCGGAAGTACCGATGGTACCGAAGAAATTGTAAAATCTTACGGACATAAATTTGTCTATAATTCATGGAATGGTTATGAAAAACAAAAGATATTTGGTGAAGCGATTTGTTCACATGACTGGATTTTAAATATTGATGCCGATGAACCATTAAGCCCAGAGCTTGCAGGTGAAATTTATAATATATTAAAAAAAGAATCACCTGAATTTAATTGCTATAGAATTCCTATCAGGATTGTTCATAGAATATCTAAACATAATTCAAAATTTGCTCCTACTAACAGTCCGATAAGGCTTTATAATAAGAAATATGCGTCTTTTAGCGCTAAAAAAGTTACGGGTCTTGCTCATGATTCTGTATTCCCAAAAGATGCTAAAGAGCCTGTTGGTAAGCTTAAGCATCCTGTTTATCATATGTCACTGATATCTATTGATCAGGCTGTTGAGAAAGCGCATTTCGTAAGCACTGTGCAGGCAAATGACCTTATCATGAAAAATCGTATTCCTGGTAGGTTGAGAATAGTATTTGAGCTATTTGCTGCATTCTTTAAGGCTTATATTTTGCGCAGGTACTTTCTATTTGGATTTGACGGTTTTGTAGATAGTGCAATTTTTGCATTTGCAAGGTTTTTAAGGCTCGCAAAAGCCAGAGAGTATTATTTAACAAAAGTAGATACTTCCCGCGAATAAGTAAATGAACTTGCTTCAAATTAATTTATTGTTATATAATAAGGTTAATATAGAAATTAACATAAATTTGTAAGCAAGGTAACAATGCAGAAAGGTACGGTAGGTGTCATCGGAGCCGGTGATATAGGTTTTAATATTGCCGAAGTAATGGCGTTAAAAGGGCATGACGTTATTGTTTATAACAGATATCACGAAGTAGATGGCAAGCCGGGTCCTTACTGGTTATCTAAAATGGGTATTGTGATGGATATCAACGATTCATTGCAGCTACCAGGGGCTGGAAGTGTATGTCTGGTTCATGACCTTGATAAACTGAGTAACGTTGATTACATTGTAATTACAGCTGGTGCTAAACGCAGTAGCCCTGAAGAGACAAGAGAAGAGCTGGCAGGTAAAAATGCTAAGATTATTGCTGGTTTCGCAGAGTTAATATCCAAAAATAGCAAAGCACTTACTTTAATTGTAACTAATCCTATTGATTTTTTAGCTAGATATCTAATTGAAGAAGTTGCTAAAGTATCAGGTAAAAAATTAGAAGAAGTGGCTAAAAAAATCGTGGGCGTTTCATATGTTGATACTATGAGACTTAAAAACGCTGTAAAAGAATTTCTGGAAATTCACCATCCTGAAGTTACAAACCCTATCATAGAAGGTATTGCGCTTGGAGAACATGGTCCTGCAATGGTTCCTATTATGAGTCAGGTGACAGTTAATGCAAGACCGCTTACAGATTTTGCTAACGAAGACCAAATTGAAGCTATCAGAAAGCAAACAGTGCTTAGAGGTAATGATATTATTAAGCTTACAGGTGCGTCATCTGTTATGGGTCCTGCGCACGCAGTATGTTATATGATTGAGCAAATTGACCTTAACCCAAGGGTTCAACTGCCATGTTCTGTATGGGATAATGGTAGCTGTATAGGTAAGCTTGTTGAGTTTTTAGCAAGGCAAGCTCATAAAATTTTACAGGTTACAAAATCTGACCTGGAACTTGAAATGATGAAAAAATGTAAAACAACACTTGACGCACAATACAATGCCATTATAGGATTATTAAAAAAATAATATTTTGGCAATTTTAGATGCAGTCAAATGATAATAGTGGTGAATTTCACCTTGAGATCTCAAAAGAAACCAAAAGGCTCGAGCAGTATATTGCTTATGTTTTGTCAGAAATTGAGATTATAAATCAGGAAATTGCATCTATTAAAAATCAGCTAAGAACTTTTACAACAAAGTTTATAGATGAACTATCGCTAATGTTTGACCAGTTTGGAAATAGCGATGATTTAACTTTAAAACAAAGTAATGACAATAAAGAAGATAACAATATATCTTATATTCAATCAGATTATCTGAAGCCTTTGTATAAAACACTACTCAAAAAATTACATCTGGTAGTTTGTCAAAGCAATAACCTTAACCTTATCAACATTCTAAACCATGCATATAGAAACGCCGATATGCATACTCTTATAAAGCTTGAACAAACCCTTATGGACAATAACTATAATTTTGGTGGTTATGACTATATGTGTTACCTAGATGACATATACAGTTATTACACTGTTATATTAAATAAGGTGAAAAGGACAAAAGCTTTTCTACTTGCAAGCGAAGATTATAAATTGTATTTAAAATATGTGTATGGTAAGGCGGAAGGGCAGGTTATTCATGAAATTGACCAGGAAGAAGCCGAAAAAATGCATCTTAAACTAAAATTTATTTTTGAAGAACCAAAACAATAATTATACATATTGCATAATAGTTAAAAATTTAATATAATTAATTATATATTAGATTTAGAGATTATCATGCTTGGAATTGCTGGGATTGTTATAACATTTGTATGCGTATTTTTACCATATATGCTTGCCGGAGGTAAGTTTGGTATTATTTTGTATGCCCTTCCATTTGAGCTTACCACTATTGCGGGTGCGGCGGCGGGTGCTTATATGCTTGCAAATAAGGGTAAAACTGGTAAGGCGTTAATGAAGAACTTTGGTAAGGTTTTTAAGGGTTCTAAAAGAAAGAAAGATGATTATATTCAGTTATTGACCCTCCTTTTTGCTATTATAAAAATTATTAAAACCAAAGGCTTTGTTGAGCTTGAGCCTCAGATAGAAAAACCTGAGGAAAGCGAGCTTTTCAAAAAATATCCGCTAGTATTACACGATCATTTTGCAGTTACCCTTATATGCGACACTTTAAGAATGATGACTATGAATATGGATAATCCTTATCATGTTGAAGATGTAATTGCTTTTTCGCTAGAGAGACATCACCATGATGCTGTGCATCCTGCGCACTCACTTCAGACTGTTGCTGACGGACTTCCTGCGATTGGTATCGTTGCTGCGGTACTTGGTGTAATCAAAACAATGGCAAGTATTACCGAACCACCTGCTGTTTTAGGTGCCATGATCGGTGGTGCGCTTGCTGGTACATTCCTGGGGGTATTTATGGCGTATTGTTTTGTTGCCCCTATGGCAGGTAAAATGAATGAAGTTGCTGAAGAAGAAGGCTGCTTCTATGACGTTATTAAAAAAGTATTCGTAACCCACCTTCATGGTAGCGCACCACAAATTTCAATTGAGGTAGGCAGGGCATCTATTCCGCACCATCTGCAGCCAACATTTGCCGAAGTAGAAACTGCGCAGGGCAGTATTTAATATAATGTGATCGTTTAATTGAAAAAGGCGCATTTAAAATGCGCCTTTTGTATTATGCAGGGACTAGATTACCGCAGCAATGTTTATATTTTTTACCAGATCCGCAAGGGCAAATGCTGTTACGAGAAATGCTGGTATCAAAGTTTTTTTTAGCTTCTTTTGCAGCATCTTCAGGTTTTTCATAAGAAATTTCCATATGTAGGATACGCTCAACAACCATAACCCTTAAATGATCTAGCATTGATTTAAATAACTCAAATGCCTCACGTTTATATTCATTTAGGGGGTCTTTCTGACCATATGCTCTAAGTCCTATGCCAAACCTTAATTGATCTAAGGTAAGTAAATGATCTTTCCAAAGATAATCTAAGGATAAAAGCATAAAGCGTTTTTCAGCAAAATTCATAACCTCCGGCTTATGCTCTGTATGTTTAGCTTCATAAGCTTCATTTGCGAAATTTAAGCAGTATTCAATTAAATCATTAGGTACTAAGCCGTGTTTGCTTTTAATTTCAGAGTAATCAAATTCGTTTGCAAACATATTATGAAGGTTTTGCGCGAGTTCATCCCAAGCCCACATATCGCTGGTTGGCTTATTATATGTAGCATTACGCACCATTTCTTCAACATTTTCTTCAATCATTGAGCGGACGATATCACTTACACTCTCGCTATTAATAATATTTCTGCGTTGCTCGTAAATTACCATACGTTGCTCGTTCATAACGTCATCGAAGCGAAGTAAGTTTTTACGAATATCATAGTTTCGAGCTTCAACTTTATACTGAGCTTTTTGAAGAGCTTTGCTCACCCAAGGGTGCGAAATTGCTTCGTCGTCTTTCATACCCAGTCTTTTCATGGTATCTGCAAGCTTGTCTGAGCCGAAAATACGCATTAAATCGTCTTGTAACGATAAGAAAAATATTGTGCGTCCTGGGTCACCCTGACGTCCTGATCTTCCGCGTAACTGATTGTCAATTCTACGGCTTTCATGGCGTTCTGTACCGATAACTAAAAGACCGCCAAGCTCAAGAACTTCTCTTTTTTCCTGATCATGCTCAGATAAAATCTGGTTTTTAATCTTTGATGCTTCATTTTGATCGGAAATGTTTTTAATAGCATTCTGAATTCTTACCTGAATATTACCACCAAGCATAATATCCGTACCGCGACCTGCCATATTGGTTGCAATCATCACAGCACCCTTACGACCAGCCTGGGATATAATTTCAGCTTCCTGTTCATGATATTTAGCATTAAGTATCTGATGAGGAACATTTTCCTTTTTGAGCATAGTTGAAATAAGTTCTGATTTCTCAATGCTTGTAGTTCCAACTAATATTGGTTGACCTGCCTCATTTCTTTCTTTGATAAGCTTTATGATGGCTTTATATTTTTCTACTTCGGTACGAAATACTGTATCTTCTTCATCCACACGTTTTACTGGAATATTTGTTGGAATTTCAACAACATGCAGTCTGTAAATTTCACGGAATTCTCCTGCCTCGGTCATTGCAGTACCAGTCATCCCTGAAAGCTTATTGTAAAGCCTGAAATAGTTTTGATAAGTAATGGAAGCAAGAGTCTGATTTTCGTTTTTGATCGGAACATTTTCTTTAGCTTCTAAGGCCTGATGTAATCCTTCGGAATATCTGCGACCATCCATTGTACGACCAGTAAACTCATCAATAATCATGACTTGATTATTTTTAACAATGTAATCCACATCTTTTTGGAAAAGTTTATGCGCTTTTAAAGCCTGATTAACATGGTGCAATGTATTTACGTTGTTAATATCGTAGAGACTGCCTTCCATCATTCCGTTGCTTTCCAGCCACTCTTCAACAAAGTTAATACCTTCTTCGTTTAAATGAACATTACGACTTTTCTCATCTTTTTCATAATGTTCATCGCTTATTGCTGGAATTAGTCTGTTAATTTTTACATATAAATCAGACCTGTCTTCAGTTGCACCTGAAATAATTAAAGGTGTGCGTGCTTCATCAACTAAGATAGAGTCAACTTCATCTACTATTGCGTAATTTAGTTTACGCTGAACAAATGTTGAAGCATCGAATTTCATATTATCACGTAAATAATCAAAACCGAATTCGTTATTAGTTCCGTATGTAATATCGCAGCTATAGGCTGTTTTTCTGGCGTCATCATTCATACCGCTAAGTATGCATCCAACAGTTAAGCCTAAAAATTCGTGTATTTTACCCATCCATTCCGAGTCACGTTTTGCTAGGTAATCATTTGTTGTAACAATGTGTACGCCTTTAGATGAAAGTGCATTAAGGTAAGCAGGTAGTGTTGATACCAGAGTTTTACCTTCACCTGTACGCATTTCTGGAATCATGCCTTTATGAAGCGCAATTCCGCCCATAAGCTGTACGTCATAGTGTCTTTGTCCTAAGACTCTTTTAGCAGCTTCTCTTACTACAGCAAAAGCTTCGGGTAAAATATCGTCTAAACTTTCATTTTTTAATCTGTCACGGAATTTCTCGGTTTGATTTCTAAGTAAATTGTCATCCATAGACATGTATTTAGATTCAAGAGAGTTAATAATTTTAACTGTTTTTGCAAAATGCTTTATAATTTTGTCGTTTTTTGTACCGAATATTTTTTCAAAAATGCCAAAAACCATGGATTTATTTCCTAATTGCGTATCTTTATAATGTTATCAAACAACACTTATAAACAAATTTTTTGTATTTATACAGAAAAAACTGTATTTTTTAAAAATTTTAATTTAATAATATTTTGTAAACCTAATTTTTGGAGTAGTTTGTTTATGAAGTTTCTTTGTTTAACAACTTTAACATTATTGTCTTCTACAAATATTTCTATAGCTGCAGAAGACCAAAATATTCTTGCAACCTATGGCGATAACCAGGTTGTATCTAAAGAAGATTTATTAACAGAATTTGTTATGATGAATGGTGGAGTTATGCCATCTAATTATCCAACATATGAATCTATACCAGCAAGTACTAAGGAATCTATAGTAAAAAATATTGCTATGGGAAGAATTGTTCTTAAAGAAGCAGAGAAAGCATCATTTACAGAAACTACTCAAATGAAAAGAGAACTTGATAAGTTAAAGCGTTCATTAATGGAACAAAGTTTTATCAGGTATGTTGTTGAACAAAATATTAAAAAAGTAGACCTAAAAAAAGTTTATGCTGAAGAAGTGAAAAAAATTCAGGCAAATGCAGTAGTTGATTATCGTAAAATTGTTTTGACACCTGATAAAGTACAGGAAGTTTATGCTGTGATTGATAAATCAGGTAAAAATTTCGAGGAAATGGTGAAGAAATATTCTATAGATAGGGATACTTCTATTAATGGCGGATTGGTAAGAAATCATTTTGTTCCAAAAAAAGTAATTACACCATTTGATGATGTGCTGGCTAATCAGGCTGTTGGTACGGTTTCTAAACCAGTAGAGACTACATCAGGTTGGGCTATTTATAAAATAGAGGCAAGAACAGTTCCAAAGGCTCCGCAATTTGAAAACATGAAAAATTATTTACAAGGCAAAACATTTGAAGAATATAAACAGCAATATTTAAAAGATTTAGAAGCTACATATAAACTTCAAATTAACACCAATACAATTGCTTCAAGCTCCAAATAATTTACCGTAAAAGTATGCTATGAAATTTGCAGGTTTAAAAAATAGGCTTTCTATCGAGAGATTAATCGATAGTAAGCCTATTGTGCTAAAAAAATGGCATTTCATATTAATATCGATATTTTTTCATATTAATGTAATTGTGCCTTTGTTTTTAGACCTGTATTTTAATAAATTTGAAGTTCAGGAAATCAAGAAAGAAAGCATTGTTTATATTAATTTTGTTACTGAAGCTATTACCAAAAAAACTCCGCTGTCTCATAAAAAAGCACATGAAACACCAAAGAGCCTTACCAAAAATAAAGATCTAAAAACTCAAACTAAAGAAACAAAGGAGCCGACTCAAAAAGAAGTAGATAACATGAAAAGGGACTATGAAGAAAAAATGTCTTCAAGAGTTGCCCTTGTTTTAGAGCAAAATATTGATAGTTACGAGAATCTTTATGGTGAATTTATGCTTGAATTCAGTGTAGATCGTGACGGTCAAATTATAGATTATAAATTACTTAAGGAAGAAGACGACGAAAAAGCTAATGAAGAGCTTAAAGAGATACTAAAAAAGCTTAAAAAATTCGATGCTGTTCCAAAGCATTACCCTAATTTACCAAAATACCGTTTTGTAATGCCGCTAACTGTTGAATAGATTTAAATAGGAATGGACAGTATTAATTAAATCTATACTATTAATCTTAATTTATTATTCATGGTATTCAATATGTATACAAAAATTGCTTTATGTTCTGCTCTGATAATTGCCTCTTGCTCGCATCATAAAACTACTAGTTTTGATGAAGTAAAGGATAGTTTAACATTATCACAAAACTTGGATGATTATAATTTTGATAATAGTGTTTTAAGTTTAAATACTGACTTATCAGGATTTTATTCAGCTTGGCAAATTAACAATGATATTAGTTATTATGTCGATTATTATCAAAAAGTTTTAAATAATTTGTCTTCGTCTTACTCATTGAATCTATTGCCAAGATCTAATGATGAATTTGAAAAAGATAAATATAATGCCGATTTTTCATCGTTATTGTTAGTTAATAAAAAAGGTTTAATTACCAGAAATAGTAATTTAAGAGCGCTTCCAACTGATAAGCCTTATTTTGCAGATCCAGCGCAAGCAGGAGAGGGGTATCCATTTGATTATGCTCAGGAAAGTTACTTATATATCGGTACTCCTGTACGTATCAGTCACTATTCAAAAGACAAAGCCTGGGCATATGTAATTAGCAATGATAAGGCATTAGGTTTTGTGAGGTCTGATCAT is a genomic window of Alphaproteobacteria bacterium 33-17 containing:
- a CDS encoding flagellar motor stator protein MotA; this encodes MLGIAGIVITFVCVFLPYMLAGGKFGIILYALPFELTTIAGAAAGAYMLANKGKTGKALMKNFGKVFKGSKRKKDDYIQLLTLLFAIIKIIKTKGFVELEPQIEKPEESELFKKYPLVLHDHFAVTLICDTLRMMTMNMDNPYHVEDVIAFSLERHHHDAVHPAHSLQTVADGLPAIGIVAAVLGVIKTMASITEPPAVLGAMIGGALAGTFLGVFMAYCFVAPMAGKMNEVAEEEGCFYDVIKKVFVTHLHGSAPQISIEVGRASIPHHLQPTFAEVETAQGSI
- a CDS encoding preprotein translocase subunit SecA, with the translated sequence MVFGIFEKIFGTKNDKIIKHFAKTVKIINSLESKYMSMDDNLLRNQTEKFRDRLKNESLDDILPEAFAVVREAAKRVLGQRHYDVQLMGGIALHKGMIPEMRTGEGKTLVSTLPAYLNALSSKGVHIVTTNDYLAKRDSEWMGKIHEFLGLTVGCILSGMNDDARKTAYSCDITYGTNNEFGFDYLRDNMKFDASTFVQRKLNYAIVDEVDSILVDEARTPLIISGATEDRSDLYVKINRLIPAISDEHYEKDEKSRNVHLNEEGINFVEEWLESNGMMEGSLYDINNVNTLHHVNQALKAHKLFQKDVDYIVKNNQVMIIDEFTGRTMDGRRYSEGLHQALEAKENVPIKNENQTLASITYQNYFRLYNKLSGMTGTAMTEAGEFREIYRLHVVEIPTNIPVKRVDEEDTVFRTEVEKYKAIIKLIKERNEAGQPILVGTTSIEKSELISTMLKKENVPHQILNAKYHEQEAEIISQAGRKGAVMIATNMAGRGTDIMLGGNIQVRIQNAIKNISDQNEASKIKNQILSEHDQEKREVLELGGLLVIGTERHESRRIDNQLRGRSGRQGDPGRTIFFLSLQDDLMRIFGSDKLADTMKRLGMKDDEAISHPWVSKALQKAQYKVEARNYDIRKNLLRFDDVMNEQRMVIYEQRRNIINSESVSDIVRSMIEENVEEMVRNATYNKPTSDMWAWDELAQNLHNMFANEFDYSEIKSKHGLVPNDLIEYCLNFANEAYEAKHTEHKPEVMNFAEKRFMLLSLDYLWKDHLLTLDQLRFGIGLRAYGQKDPLNEYKREAFELFKSMLDHLRVMVVERILHMEISYEKPEDAAKEAKKNFDTSISRNSICPCGSGKKYKHCCGNLVPA